Proteins from one Rosa chinensis cultivar Old Blush chromosome 7, RchiOBHm-V2, whole genome shotgun sequence genomic window:
- the LOC112179880 gene encoding rhamnogalacturonate lyase isoform X1 yields MSTFPVGLGKGPIRTIFSLSTITWISAKLGTMILLLFSSQTFLDEDLFIQATTSENTTGLQLHIFNQYVVMDNGILQVNLSKPEGMVTGIQYKGIDNLLEVLEDETNRGYWDMVWSAPGITRKKGAFDRMEGTNFTVIVETEDQIELSFTRMWDPSLEGKVVPLNIDKRFVLLRNSSGFYTYAIYEHLKEWPAFNLTNTRTVFKLRKDKFHYMAISDSRQRHMPLPDDRSEKRGQALAYPEAVLLVNPVEPEFKGEVDDKYQYSVENIHNRVHGWIANDSQVGFWQITPSEEFKSGGPFKQCLTSHVGPITLAIFHSTHYSGGELILQFGSNEPWKKVFGPVFFYLNSLGDGANPFQCLWEDAKQQMNDEVERWPYDFPASKDFLSPKQRGTVSGRLLVRERYVTDDKDVPGNGTLVGLAAPGVVGSWQLECKGYQFWTKADNDGYFSIHGVRPGTYNLYAWVPGFIGDYRDVSEIVVTPGLILLQSFYFIYVLSYIIFGLSYTNVNYAADGDVDVGTLVYEPPRTGPTLWEIGVPDRTAAEFYVPDPNPKYINKLYVNTDRFRQYGLWERYAELYPDNDLVYTIGVSDYRKDFFFAQVTRKTGNNTYKGSTWQIRFNLDNVDKNTTYKLRVSLATAHVSELQVRINDPDSENDPLFTTGQIGNDNTIARHGIHGLYRLYNVVIPSAQLVDGNNTIFLTRELSVSPFQGIMYDYIRLEGPQSSNDNNNIGFSS; encoded by the exons ATGTCGACCTTTCCTGTTGGATTAGGCAAAGGACCAATCCGCACCATTTTTTCGCTTTCCACAATAACATGGATTTCGGCAAAGTTGGGTACCATGATTCTCCTCCTCTTCTCCAGCCAGACATTTCTGGATGAAGATCTATTCATCCAAGCCACTACTTCAGAAAATACAACAGGCCTGCAACTGCATATCTTCAATCAATAT GTGGTCATGGATAATGGCATTCTCCAAGTCAATCTTTCAAAACCAGAGGGGATGGTTACTGGAATACAATATAAAGGCATCGACAATCTGCTTGAAGTTCTTGAAGATGAAACCAATAGAGG GTACTGGGATATGGTTTGGTCTGCACCAGGAATTACGAGAAAGAAAGGCGCATTTGATAG GATGGAAGGAACAAATTTTACGGTTATAGTGGAAACTGAGGATCAGATAGAGCTTTCATTCACCAGAATGTGGGATCCCTCTTTAGAGGGCAAAGTTGTCCCTTTAAACATAGACAAAAG GTTCGTGTTGCTTCGTAACTCGTCGGGTTTCTACACTTACGCCATTTATGAACACTTGAAGGAATGGCCTGCTTTCAACTTGACCAACACCAGGACTGTGTTTAAGCTCAGAAAAGACAA GTTTCATTACATGGCAATATCAGACAGCAGGCAAAGACACATGCCCCTTCCCGATGATCGATCAGAAAAAAGAGGGCAAGCCCTGGCTTACCCGGAGGCGGTCTTGCTCGTCAATCCGGTCGAGCCAGAGTTCAAAGGAGAG GTGGATGACAAATATCAATATTCGGTTGAGAACATACATAATCGGGTGCATGGATGGATAGCAAATGACTCACAGGTTGGATTTTGGCAGATTACTCCCAGCGAAGAGTTTAAATCTGGAGGTCCCTTCAAGCAGTGCCTTACTTCACATGTGGGACCCATCACCCTTGCC ATCTTTCATAGTACCCATTACTCAGGAGGGGAACTGATATTACAATTTGGGTCCAATGAGCCATGGAAGAAAGTGTTTGGCCCAGTTTTTTTCTATCTTAATTCTTTGGGTGATGGAGCTAACCCTTTCCAGTGTCTATGGGAGGATGCTAAGCAACAG ATGAACGATGAAGTTGAAAGGTGGCCATATGATTTTCCAGCTTCAAAGGACTTTCTGTCGCCTAAGCAACGAGGAACAGTTAGCGGCAGACTATTGGTCCGCGAAAG GTATGTTACGGATGATAAAGACGTACCGGGAAATGGAACTCTGGTAGGCTTGGCAGCTCCAGGAGTTGTTGGATCATGGCAGTTAGAATGCAAG GGTTACCAATTCTGGACCAAAGCTGATAATGATGGCTACTTCTCTATTCATGGCGTACGCCCAGGGACCTATAATCTTTATGCATGGGTTCCTGGTTTTATTGGTGATTACCGAGATGTTTCTGAAATTGTTGTAACTCCAGGTCTTATTCTACTtcaatctttttattttatatatgtaTTGTCATACATAATTTTTGGTTTATCTTATACTAATGTAAATTACGCTGCAGATGGTGATGTTGATGTGGGTACACTTGTATATGAGCCTCCGCGAACTGGCCCAACTCTGTGGGAAATAGGCGTCCCCGATCGAACTGCAGCAGAATTTTACGTCCCAGATCCTAATCCAAAGTACATTAACAAACTCTACGTCAACACTGACAG GTTTAGACAATATGGATTGTGGGAAAGATATGCAGAGTTATATCCTGACAATGACTTGGTTTACACAATTGGAGTTAGCGATTATAGAAAGGATTTCTTCTTTGCTCAGGTTACCAG GAAGACAGGTAATAACACATACAAAGGATCAACATGGCAGATTAGGTTTAACCTAGACAACGTGGACAAGAACACTACCTACAAACTACGAGTATCACTTGCAACAGCACATGTTTCTGAATTACAA GTTCGGATCAATGACCCCGATTCAGAGAATGATCCTCTATTTACTACCGGACAGATTGGGAACGACAACACGATCGCAAGGCATGGAATTCATGGACTGTACAGGCTATACAATGTGGTCATTCCAAGCGCTCAGCTAGTCGACGGGAACAATACCATATTTCTAACTCGAGAATTGAGTGTCAGCCCCTTTCAGGGAATCATGTATGATTATATTCGTTTAGAAGGCCCCCAATCTTCTAATGACAACAATAATATTGGATTTAGTTCATag
- the LOC112179880 gene encoding rhamnogalacturonate lyase isoform X2, with protein sequence MSTFPVGLGKGPIRTIFSLSTITWISAKLGTMILLLFSSQTFLDEDLFIQATTSENTTGLQLHIFNQYVVMDNGILQVNLSKPEGMVTGIQYKGIDNLLEVLEDETNRGYWDMVWSAPGITRKKGAFDRMEGTNFTVIVETEDQIELSFTRMWDPSLEGKVVPLNIDKRFVLLRNSSGFYTYAIYEHLKEWPAFNLTNTRTVFKLRKDKFHYMAISDSRQRHMPLPDDRSEKRGQALAYPEAVLLVNPVEPEFKGEVDDKYQYSVENIHNRVHGWIANDSQVGFWQITPSEEFKSGGPFKQCLTSHVGPITLAIFHSTHYSGGELILQFGSNEPWKKVFGPVFFYLNSLGDGANPFQCLWEDAKQQMNDEVERWPYDFPASKDFLSPKQRGTVSGRLLVRERYVTDDKDVPGNGTLVGLAAPGVVGSWQLECKGYQFWTKADNDGYFSIHGVRPGTYNLYAWVPGFIGDYRDVSEIVVTPDGDVDVGTLVYEPPRTGPTLWEIGVPDRTAAEFYVPDPNPKYINKLYVNTDRFRQYGLWERYAELYPDNDLVYTIGVSDYRKDFFFAQVTRKTGNNTYKGSTWQIRFNLDNVDKNTTYKLRVSLATAHVSELQVRINDPDSENDPLFTTGQIGNDNTIARHGIHGLYRLYNVVIPSAQLVDGNNTIFLTRELSVSPFQGIMYDYIRLEGPQSSNDNNNIGFSS encoded by the exons ATGTCGACCTTTCCTGTTGGATTAGGCAAAGGACCAATCCGCACCATTTTTTCGCTTTCCACAATAACATGGATTTCGGCAAAGTTGGGTACCATGATTCTCCTCCTCTTCTCCAGCCAGACATTTCTGGATGAAGATCTATTCATCCAAGCCACTACTTCAGAAAATACAACAGGCCTGCAACTGCATATCTTCAATCAATAT GTGGTCATGGATAATGGCATTCTCCAAGTCAATCTTTCAAAACCAGAGGGGATGGTTACTGGAATACAATATAAAGGCATCGACAATCTGCTTGAAGTTCTTGAAGATGAAACCAATAGAGG GTACTGGGATATGGTTTGGTCTGCACCAGGAATTACGAGAAAGAAAGGCGCATTTGATAG GATGGAAGGAACAAATTTTACGGTTATAGTGGAAACTGAGGATCAGATAGAGCTTTCATTCACCAGAATGTGGGATCCCTCTTTAGAGGGCAAAGTTGTCCCTTTAAACATAGACAAAAG GTTCGTGTTGCTTCGTAACTCGTCGGGTTTCTACACTTACGCCATTTATGAACACTTGAAGGAATGGCCTGCTTTCAACTTGACCAACACCAGGACTGTGTTTAAGCTCAGAAAAGACAA GTTTCATTACATGGCAATATCAGACAGCAGGCAAAGACACATGCCCCTTCCCGATGATCGATCAGAAAAAAGAGGGCAAGCCCTGGCTTACCCGGAGGCGGTCTTGCTCGTCAATCCGGTCGAGCCAGAGTTCAAAGGAGAG GTGGATGACAAATATCAATATTCGGTTGAGAACATACATAATCGGGTGCATGGATGGATAGCAAATGACTCACAGGTTGGATTTTGGCAGATTACTCCCAGCGAAGAGTTTAAATCTGGAGGTCCCTTCAAGCAGTGCCTTACTTCACATGTGGGACCCATCACCCTTGCC ATCTTTCATAGTACCCATTACTCAGGAGGGGAACTGATATTACAATTTGGGTCCAATGAGCCATGGAAGAAAGTGTTTGGCCCAGTTTTTTTCTATCTTAATTCTTTGGGTGATGGAGCTAACCCTTTCCAGTGTCTATGGGAGGATGCTAAGCAACAG ATGAACGATGAAGTTGAAAGGTGGCCATATGATTTTCCAGCTTCAAAGGACTTTCTGTCGCCTAAGCAACGAGGAACAGTTAGCGGCAGACTATTGGTCCGCGAAAG GTATGTTACGGATGATAAAGACGTACCGGGAAATGGAACTCTGGTAGGCTTGGCAGCTCCAGGAGTTGTTGGATCATGGCAGTTAGAATGCAAG GGTTACCAATTCTGGACCAAAGCTGATAATGATGGCTACTTCTCTATTCATGGCGTACGCCCAGGGACCTATAATCTTTATGCATGGGTTCCTGGTTTTATTGGTGATTACCGAGATGTTTCTGAAATTGTTGTAACTCCAG ATGGTGATGTTGATGTGGGTACACTTGTATATGAGCCTCCGCGAACTGGCCCAACTCTGTGGGAAATAGGCGTCCCCGATCGAACTGCAGCAGAATTTTACGTCCCAGATCCTAATCCAAAGTACATTAACAAACTCTACGTCAACACTGACAG GTTTAGACAATATGGATTGTGGGAAAGATATGCAGAGTTATATCCTGACAATGACTTGGTTTACACAATTGGAGTTAGCGATTATAGAAAGGATTTCTTCTTTGCTCAGGTTACCAG GAAGACAGGTAATAACACATACAAAGGATCAACATGGCAGATTAGGTTTAACCTAGACAACGTGGACAAGAACACTACCTACAAACTACGAGTATCACTTGCAACAGCACATGTTTCTGAATTACAA GTTCGGATCAATGACCCCGATTCAGAGAATGATCCTCTATTTACTACCGGACAGATTGGGAACGACAACACGATCGCAAGGCATGGAATTCATGGACTGTACAGGCTATACAATGTGGTCATTCCAAGCGCTCAGCTAGTCGACGGGAACAATACCATATTTCTAACTCGAGAATTGAGTGTCAGCCCCTTTCAGGGAATCATGTATGATTATATTCGTTTAGAAGGCCCCCAATCTTCTAATGACAACAATAATATTGGATTTAGTTCATag
- the LOC112177228 gene encoding probable rhamnogalacturonate lyase B isoform X1: MSSLGVQLHIQDHHVIMDNGILQVTLSNPDGIVTGIQYNGIDNLLEVLDEEANRGYWDLVWSETGSTGTTGTFDPIIGTKLTVIVESEEQVEISFTREWNHEDKNVPLNIDKRFVMLRNSSGFYSYAIYEHLKEWPPFNLPQTRIVFKLSKEKFQYMAIADNRQRNMPLPDDRSPERSQILNSEFPEALLLVNPIEPQYKGEVDDKYQYSCENQNLWVHGWICMDPHVGFWQITPSDEFRSGGPLKQNLTSHVGPYCLAKFLSAHYSGEDLVLKLKPNEPWKKVFGPVFIYLNSASHAIDSSPLWEDAKKQMMTEVQSWPYDFPASNDFPTSKQRGNVSGRIRVRDSFVSDDHILGHGAYVGLAPPGDVGSWQRDCKGYQFWTRADENGYYSIKNIREGDYNLYAWIPGFIGDYRYGLTINITPGCNIDLGDLVYEPPRDGPTLWEIGYPDRSAAGFYVPDPNPKYINKLYVNHPDRFRQWGLWERYAELYPNEDLVYTIGTSDYAKDWFFTQVTRKKDDGTYQGTTWKIKFQLDNVSQTKIYKLRLALATANIAELQIRINDSKADPPLFTTGVIGHDNTICRHGIHGLYRLYSIDVSSTLLVKGDNTVYLTQAMSTSPFVGIMYDYIRLEAPSSSTSA; encoded by the exons ATGTCGTCCCTGGGGGTGCAATTGCATATTCAGGACCATCAT GTGATTATGGATAACGGCATACTCCAAGTTACATTATCAAATCCAGATGGAATTGTTACCGGGATCCAATATAACGGCATTGACAATTTACTTGAAGTTCTTGATGAAGAAGCTAATAGAGG gtaTTGGGACCTCGTTTGGAGTGAAACGGGAAGTACCGGAACAACTGGAACCTTTGATCC AATTATAGGAACAAAACTCACCGTTATAGTGGAAAGTGAAGAACAAGTAGAGATCTCATTCACCAGAGAGTGGAATCACGAGGACAAGAATGTCCCGCTAAATATAGACAAAAG GTTTGTAATGCTTCGTAATTCGTCAGGCTTCTACTCGTACGCCATCTACGAGCACTTGAAAGAATGGCCTCCTTTCAACCTTCCCCAGACCAGGATTGTGTTCAAGCTCAGTAAAGAGAA GTTTCAGTATATGGCGATAGCTGATAACAGGCAAAGAAACATGCCCCTTCCTGATGACCGATCACCAGAGAGAAGCCAAATCCTAAACTCAGAATTCCCAGAAGCACTCCTTCTTGTCAATCCTATAGAGCCACAATATAAGGGAGAG gtgGATGACAAGTACCAATACTCATGCGAGAACCAAAATTTGTGGGTTCACGGTTGGATATGCATGGACCCTCATGTAGGGTTTTGGCAGATAACGCCCAGTGATGAGTTCCGATCTGGCGGGCCTCTTAAACAAAACCTCACCTCCCACGTCGGTCCTTATTGTCTTGCA aagtttcTGAGTGCTCACTATTCAGGAGAGGACCTTGTGCTGAAGCTTAAACCAAATGAGCCATGGAAAAAAGTTTTCGGCCCTGTTTTTATCTATCTTAATTCCGCATCTCATGCAATAGATTCATCACCACTTTGGGAAGATGCAAAGAAACAG ATGATGACAGAAGTACAGAGCTGGCCTTATGACTTTCCAGCTTCCAATGATTTTCCAACGTCAAAGCAACGGGGTAATGTTAGTGGTAGAATACGTGTTCGAGATAG CTTTGTTAGCGACGATCACATACTCGGCCATGGTGCTTATGTTGGGTTGGCACCCCCTGGAGATGTTGGATCATGGCAAAGAGATTGCAAG GGTTACCAGTTCTGGACTAGGGCAGACGAGAATGGCTACTACTCTATCAAAAATATACGTGAGGGGGACTACAATCTCTACGCGTGGATTCCTGGGTTTATTGGAGATTACCGCTATGGTTTAACCATTAACATCACTCCAG GTTGTAATATTGACCTTGGTGATCTTGTATATGAGCCTCCAAGGGATGGACCAACATTGTGGGAAATTGGTTACCCGGATCGCTCTGCTGCTGGATTCTATGTTCCCGATCCTAATCCAAAGTATATCAATAAACTTTATGTAAACCATCCTGACAG GTTTAGGCAGTGGGGGTTATGGGAAAGATATGCCGAGTTATATCCTAATGAGGATTTAGTTTACACTATTGGAACTAGTGACTATGCTAAAGATTGGTTCTTTACTCAAGTTACCAG GAAGAAAGATGATGGCACATATCAAGGGACTACATGGAAAATCAAGTTTCAGCTTGACAATGTCAGTCAGACCAAAATCTACAAACTTCGATTGGCCCTCGCTACTGCAAATATTGCAGAATTACAG ATTCGCATAAATGATTCCAAAGCAGACCCTCCTCTGTTTACGACCGGTGTGATTGGACACGACAACACAATTTGCAGACATGGAATTCATGGTCTCTACAGGCTGTATAGCATAGATGTATCCAGCACATTGCTTGTGAAAGGTGACAATACAGTGTATCTAACTCAAGCAATGAGCACCAGCCCTTTCGTGGGAATCATGTATGACTATATTCGTTTAGAAGCTCCATCATCTTCAACTTCCGCCTAA
- the LOC112177228 gene encoding probable rhamnogalacturonate lyase B isoform X3 — MSSLGVQLHIQDHHVIMDNGILQVTLSNPDGIVTGIQYNGIDNLLEVLDEEANRGYWDLVWSETGSTGTTGTFDPIIGTKLTVIVESEEQVEISFTREWNHEDKNVPLNIDKRFVMLRNSSGFYSYAIYEHLKEWPPFNLPQTRIVFKLSKEKFQYMAIADNRQRNMPLPDDRSPERSQILNSEFPEALLLVNPIEPQYKGEVDDKYQYSCENQNLWVHGWICMDPHVGFWQITPSDEFRSGGPLKQNLTSHVGPYCLAMMTEVQSWPYDFPASNDFPTSKQRGNVSGRIRVRDSFVSDDHILGHGAYVGLAPPGDVGSWQRDCKGYQFWTRADENGYYSIKNIREGDYNLYAWIPGFIGDYRYGLTINITPGCNIDLGDLVYEPPRDGPTLWEIGYPDRSAAGFYVPDPNPKYINKLYVNHPDRFRQWGLWERYAELYPNEDLVYTIGTSDYAKDWFFTQVTRKKDDGTYQGTTWKIKFQLDNVSQTKIYKLRLALATANIAELQIRINDSKADPPLFTTGVIGHDNTICRHGIHGLYRLYSIDVSSTLLVKGDNTVYLTQAMSTSPFVGIMYDYIRLEAPSSSTSA, encoded by the exons ATGTCGTCCCTGGGGGTGCAATTGCATATTCAGGACCATCAT GTGATTATGGATAACGGCATACTCCAAGTTACATTATCAAATCCAGATGGAATTGTTACCGGGATCCAATATAACGGCATTGACAATTTACTTGAAGTTCTTGATGAAGAAGCTAATAGAGG gtaTTGGGACCTCGTTTGGAGTGAAACGGGAAGTACCGGAACAACTGGAACCTTTGATCC AATTATAGGAACAAAACTCACCGTTATAGTGGAAAGTGAAGAACAAGTAGAGATCTCATTCACCAGAGAGTGGAATCACGAGGACAAGAATGTCCCGCTAAATATAGACAAAAG GTTTGTAATGCTTCGTAATTCGTCAGGCTTCTACTCGTACGCCATCTACGAGCACTTGAAAGAATGGCCTCCTTTCAACCTTCCCCAGACCAGGATTGTGTTCAAGCTCAGTAAAGAGAA GTTTCAGTATATGGCGATAGCTGATAACAGGCAAAGAAACATGCCCCTTCCTGATGACCGATCACCAGAGAGAAGCCAAATCCTAAACTCAGAATTCCCAGAAGCACTCCTTCTTGTCAATCCTATAGAGCCACAATATAAGGGAGAG gtgGATGACAAGTACCAATACTCATGCGAGAACCAAAATTTGTGGGTTCACGGTTGGATATGCATGGACCCTCATGTAGGGTTTTGGCAGATAACGCCCAGTGATGAGTTCCGATCTGGCGGGCCTCTTAAACAAAACCTCACCTCCCACGTCGGTCCTTATTGTCTTGCA ATGATGACAGAAGTACAGAGCTGGCCTTATGACTTTCCAGCTTCCAATGATTTTCCAACGTCAAAGCAACGGGGTAATGTTAGTGGTAGAATACGTGTTCGAGATAG CTTTGTTAGCGACGATCACATACTCGGCCATGGTGCTTATGTTGGGTTGGCACCCCCTGGAGATGTTGGATCATGGCAAAGAGATTGCAAG GGTTACCAGTTCTGGACTAGGGCAGACGAGAATGGCTACTACTCTATCAAAAATATACGTGAGGGGGACTACAATCTCTACGCGTGGATTCCTGGGTTTATTGGAGATTACCGCTATGGTTTAACCATTAACATCACTCCAG GTTGTAATATTGACCTTGGTGATCTTGTATATGAGCCTCCAAGGGATGGACCAACATTGTGGGAAATTGGTTACCCGGATCGCTCTGCTGCTGGATTCTATGTTCCCGATCCTAATCCAAAGTATATCAATAAACTTTATGTAAACCATCCTGACAG GTTTAGGCAGTGGGGGTTATGGGAAAGATATGCCGAGTTATATCCTAATGAGGATTTAGTTTACACTATTGGAACTAGTGACTATGCTAAAGATTGGTTCTTTACTCAAGTTACCAG GAAGAAAGATGATGGCACATATCAAGGGACTACATGGAAAATCAAGTTTCAGCTTGACAATGTCAGTCAGACCAAAATCTACAAACTTCGATTGGCCCTCGCTACTGCAAATATTGCAGAATTACAG ATTCGCATAAATGATTCCAAAGCAGACCCTCCTCTGTTTACGACCGGTGTGATTGGACACGACAACACAATTTGCAGACATGGAATTCATGGTCTCTACAGGCTGTATAGCATAGATGTATCCAGCACATTGCTTGTGAAAGGTGACAATACAGTGTATCTAACTCAAGCAATGAGCACCAGCCCTTTCGTGGGAATCATGTATGACTATATTCGTTTAGAAGCTCCATCATCTTCAACTTCCGCCTAA
- the LOC112177228 gene encoding probable rhamnogalacturonate lyase B isoform X2, producing the protein MSSLGVQLHIQDHHVIMDNGILQVTLSNPDGIVTGIQYNGIDNLLEVLDEEANRGIIGTKLTVIVESEEQVEISFTREWNHEDKNVPLNIDKRFVMLRNSSGFYSYAIYEHLKEWPPFNLPQTRIVFKLSKEKFQYMAIADNRQRNMPLPDDRSPERSQILNSEFPEALLLVNPIEPQYKGEVDDKYQYSCENQNLWVHGWICMDPHVGFWQITPSDEFRSGGPLKQNLTSHVGPYCLAKFLSAHYSGEDLVLKLKPNEPWKKVFGPVFIYLNSASHAIDSSPLWEDAKKQMMTEVQSWPYDFPASNDFPTSKQRGNVSGRIRVRDSFVSDDHILGHGAYVGLAPPGDVGSWQRDCKGYQFWTRADENGYYSIKNIREGDYNLYAWIPGFIGDYRYGLTINITPGCNIDLGDLVYEPPRDGPTLWEIGYPDRSAAGFYVPDPNPKYINKLYVNHPDRFRQWGLWERYAELYPNEDLVYTIGTSDYAKDWFFTQVTRKKDDGTYQGTTWKIKFQLDNVSQTKIYKLRLALATANIAELQIRINDSKADPPLFTTGVIGHDNTICRHGIHGLYRLYSIDVSSTLLVKGDNTVYLTQAMSTSPFVGIMYDYIRLEAPSSSTSA; encoded by the exons ATGTCGTCCCTGGGGGTGCAATTGCATATTCAGGACCATCAT GTGATTATGGATAACGGCATACTCCAAGTTACATTATCAAATCCAGATGGAATTGTTACCGGGATCCAATATAACGGCATTGACAATTTACTTGAAGTTCTTGATGAAGAAGCTAATAGAGG AATTATAGGAACAAAACTCACCGTTATAGTGGAAAGTGAAGAACAAGTAGAGATCTCATTCACCAGAGAGTGGAATCACGAGGACAAGAATGTCCCGCTAAATATAGACAAAAG GTTTGTAATGCTTCGTAATTCGTCAGGCTTCTACTCGTACGCCATCTACGAGCACTTGAAAGAATGGCCTCCTTTCAACCTTCCCCAGACCAGGATTGTGTTCAAGCTCAGTAAAGAGAA GTTTCAGTATATGGCGATAGCTGATAACAGGCAAAGAAACATGCCCCTTCCTGATGACCGATCACCAGAGAGAAGCCAAATCCTAAACTCAGAATTCCCAGAAGCACTCCTTCTTGTCAATCCTATAGAGCCACAATATAAGGGAGAG gtgGATGACAAGTACCAATACTCATGCGAGAACCAAAATTTGTGGGTTCACGGTTGGATATGCATGGACCCTCATGTAGGGTTTTGGCAGATAACGCCCAGTGATGAGTTCCGATCTGGCGGGCCTCTTAAACAAAACCTCACCTCCCACGTCGGTCCTTATTGTCTTGCA aagtttcTGAGTGCTCACTATTCAGGAGAGGACCTTGTGCTGAAGCTTAAACCAAATGAGCCATGGAAAAAAGTTTTCGGCCCTGTTTTTATCTATCTTAATTCCGCATCTCATGCAATAGATTCATCACCACTTTGGGAAGATGCAAAGAAACAG ATGATGACAGAAGTACAGAGCTGGCCTTATGACTTTCCAGCTTCCAATGATTTTCCAACGTCAAAGCAACGGGGTAATGTTAGTGGTAGAATACGTGTTCGAGATAG CTTTGTTAGCGACGATCACATACTCGGCCATGGTGCTTATGTTGGGTTGGCACCCCCTGGAGATGTTGGATCATGGCAAAGAGATTGCAAG GGTTACCAGTTCTGGACTAGGGCAGACGAGAATGGCTACTACTCTATCAAAAATATACGTGAGGGGGACTACAATCTCTACGCGTGGATTCCTGGGTTTATTGGAGATTACCGCTATGGTTTAACCATTAACATCACTCCAG GTTGTAATATTGACCTTGGTGATCTTGTATATGAGCCTCCAAGGGATGGACCAACATTGTGGGAAATTGGTTACCCGGATCGCTCTGCTGCTGGATTCTATGTTCCCGATCCTAATCCAAAGTATATCAATAAACTTTATGTAAACCATCCTGACAG GTTTAGGCAGTGGGGGTTATGGGAAAGATATGCCGAGTTATATCCTAATGAGGATTTAGTTTACACTATTGGAACTAGTGACTATGCTAAAGATTGGTTCTTTACTCAAGTTACCAG GAAGAAAGATGATGGCACATATCAAGGGACTACATGGAAAATCAAGTTTCAGCTTGACAATGTCAGTCAGACCAAAATCTACAAACTTCGATTGGCCCTCGCTACTGCAAATATTGCAGAATTACAG ATTCGCATAAATGATTCCAAAGCAGACCCTCCTCTGTTTACGACCGGTGTGATTGGACACGACAACACAATTTGCAGACATGGAATTCATGGTCTCTACAGGCTGTATAGCATAGATGTATCCAGCACATTGCTTGTGAAAGGTGACAATACAGTGTATCTAACTCAAGCAATGAGCACCAGCCCTTTCGTGGGAATCATGTATGACTATATTCGTTTAGAAGCTCCATCATCTTCAACTTCCGCCTAA